The following proteins come from a genomic window of Aphelocoma coerulescens isolate FSJ_1873_10779 chromosome 29, UR_Acoe_1.0, whole genome shotgun sequence:
- the OS9 gene encoding protein OS-9 isoform X1, which yields MAARRGPGPVAALALLALLGPGWPLRGARAALNLQELSELKYGLEILAEPVLAGQHQAEDVVTVASRFKQRYECRLPPAAVGPPPGPPRDPRLYNGSGVAELLRPMGTAPCLLKTKDWWTYEFCYGRHIQQYHLEESEIKGDILVLGYYQSAFDWDDEAAKASKQHQLRRYHSQSYVNGSRCDLTGRAREAEVRFLCEEGAGDYIARVDEPQSCSYVLTVHTTRICHHPFLRPSPGLAPQPIRCQPALSPAQYVQYVRAQVSDTKRKVEEISEELRSLDTRLWSDRDSESPSQSPEGTQDALSPPVPGNQPDPAKDVTGGEPVAASDQRDSTREPSPRAAGGRAADPRKKIHFKVIRSPGDLLQFIEELKETTRKAKEKASKEEEEAAAKAPPAPPSPAEPPSPEAPPGPEAPPAGAEEEEEEDEEEAGPLLAGLELLPREQVARLKEEVKSQMEQEFDSIISEVEDELETEGLKGEFDRTRATRTLASTLTRLMDRLDRAEPRHDPPEPRRDPPGPPPGPEGHREEEEEEEEEEGGAARKGSPRLPDGRVRVRMGRAGNRDAPQDPEPSQGKQEPPREDQEPPQEKQSPPQLPQVENEVRELLAKEGLRAEGKIEIKIVTASSGGEEEEAAQWLSEEDSRSLKEIFLSILVQGTEEAQKERRRQQALEDNYRFVWGGRDEPPPPADSEDQDF from the exons atggcggcgcggcggggcccgggccCGGTGGCGGCGCTGGCGCTGCTGGCGCTGCTCGGCCCGGGGTGGCCCCTGCGCGGGGCCCGCGCCGCGCTCAACCTGCAGGAGCTCAGCGAGCTCAAGTACGGCCTCGAGATCCTGGCCGAGCCCGTGCTGGCCGGGCAG caccaggcCGAGGACGTGGTGACGGTGGCCTCACGGTTCAAGCAGCGCTACGAGTGCCGCCTGCCCCCCGCGGCCGTGGGACCCCCGCCCGGACCCCCGCGGGACCCCCGGCTCTACAACGGCTCCGGCGTGGCCGAGCTGCTGCGGCCCATGGGGACAGCGCCCTGTCTGCTCAAG ACCAAGGACTGGTGGACGTACGAGTTCTGCTACGGGAGGCACATCCAGCAGTACCACCTGGAAG AGTCGGAGATCAAGGGTGACATCCTCGTCCTGGGCTACTACCAGTCCGCCTTCGACTGGGATGACGAGGCAGCCAAG gccTCCAAGCAGCACCAGCTGCGGCGCTACCACAGCCAGAGCTACGTGAACGGCTCCCGCTGCGACCTCACCGGCCGCGCCCGCGAGGCCGAGGTCCGG ttcctgtgcgaggagggcgcCGGGGACTACATCGCCCGCGTGGACGAGCCGCAGTCGTGCTCCTACGTGCTGACGGTGCACACGACGCGCATCTGCCACCACCCGTTCCTGCGGCCGTCCCCGGGGCTGGCACCGCAGCCCATCCGCTGCCAGCCCGCCCTCTCGCCCGCCCAGTACGTCCAGTACGTGCGCGCCCAAGTCT ctgaCACCAAGAGGAAGGTGGAGGAGATCTCGGAGGAGCTGCGGAGCCTGGACACGCGGCTGtggagtgacagggacagcGAGTCCCCCTcgcagagccctgagggcacCCAGGACG CTCTGTCcccccctgtgccagggaaCCAGCCTGACCCAGCCAAGGATGTGACAGGTGGGGAGCCAGTCGCAGCCAGTGACCAGCGGGACAGCACCAGG GAGCCGTCCCCGAGGGCAGCTGGTGGTCGGGCAGCTG ATCCACGGAAGAAAATCCACTTCAAGGTGATCCGGAGCCCCGGGGACCTGCTGCAGTTCATCGAGGAGCTGAAGGAGACCACCAGGAAG GCCAAGGAGAAGGcgagcaaggaggaggaggaggcagcagcaaaagctcccccagccccccccagccccgcagagccccccagccccgaggCCCCGCCTGGCCCCGAGGCCCCCCCCGCgggggcggaggaggaggaggaggaggatgaggaggaggcgGGGCCGCTGCTggcggggctggagctgctgccacgGGAGCAGGTGGCGAGGCTGAAGGAGGAGGTGAAGAGCCAGATGGAGCAGGAGTTCGACAGCATCATCAGCGAG GTGGAGGATGAGTTGGAGACCGAGGGGCTGAAGGGGGAGTTCGACCGGACCCGCGCAACCCGGACCCTGGCATCCACCCTGACCCGGCTGATGGACCGGCTGGACAGGGCTGAGCCCCGCCACgacccccccgagccccgccgCGACCCTCCCgggcccccccccggccccgaggggcacagagaggaggaggaggaggaggaagaggaggaggggggagccGCGAGGAAGGGCAGCCCCCGGCTCCCCGACGGGCGGGTGCGGGTGCGGATGGGCAGGGCCGGGAACCGCGACGCTCCCCAGGACCCGGAGCCTTCCCAGGGGAAGCAGGAGCCCCCCCGGGAGGATCAGGAGCCCCCCCAGGAAAAGCAGAGCCCCCCGCAGCTGCCGCAGGTGGAGAACGAGGTGCGGGAGCTGCTGGCCAAGGAAGGGCTGCGGGCTGAAG ggaaaATTGAGATCAAGATCGTGACGGCATCGTCAgggggcgaggaggaggaggcggcgcaGTGGCTGTCGGAGGAGGATTCCCGGAGCCTGAAGGAGATTTTCCTCAGCATCCTG GTGCAGGGCACGGAGGAGGCGCAGAaggagcggcggcggcagcaggcGCTGGAGGACAATTACCGCTTCGTGTGGGGGGGCCGCGACGAGCCCCCCCCGCCCGCTGACTCTGAGGACCAAGACTTCTGA
- the OS9 gene encoding protein OS-9 isoform X2 — protein sequence MAARRGPGPVAALALLALLGPGWPLRGARAALNLQELSELKYGLEILAEPVLAGQHQAEDVVTVASRFKQRYECRLPPAAVGPPPGPPRDPRLYNGSGVAELLRPMGTAPCLLKTKDWWTYEFCYGRHIQQYHLEESEIKGDILVLGYYQSAFDWDDEAAKASKQHQLRRYHSQSYVNGSRCDLTGRAREAEVRFLCEEGAGDYIARVDEPQSCSYVLTVHTTRICHHPFLRPSPGLAPQPIRCQPALSPAQYVQYVRAQVSDTKRKVEEISEELRSLDTRLWSDRDSESPSQSPEGTQDALSPPVPGNQPDPAKDVTGGEPVAASDQRDSTREPSPRAAGGRAADPRKKIHFKVIRSPGDLLQFIEELKETTRKAKEKASKEEEEAAAKAPPAPPSPAEPPSPEAPPGPEAPPAGAEEEEEEDEEEAGPLLAGLELLPREQVARLKEEVKSQMEQEFDSIISEVEDELETEGLKGEFDRTRATRTLASTLTRLMDRLDRAEPRHDPPEPRRDPPGPPPGPEGHREEEEEEEEEEGGAARKGSPRLPDGRVRVRMGRAGNRDAPQDPEPSQGKQEPPREDQEPPQEKQSPPQLPQVENEVRELLAKEGLRAEGKIEIKIVTASSGGEEEEAAQWLSEEDSRSLKEIFLSILGTEEAQKERRRQQALEDNYRFVWGGRDEPPPPADSEDQDF from the exons atggcggcgcggcggggcccgggccCGGTGGCGGCGCTGGCGCTGCTGGCGCTGCTCGGCCCGGGGTGGCCCCTGCGCGGGGCCCGCGCCGCGCTCAACCTGCAGGAGCTCAGCGAGCTCAAGTACGGCCTCGAGATCCTGGCCGAGCCCGTGCTGGCCGGGCAG caccaggcCGAGGACGTGGTGACGGTGGCCTCACGGTTCAAGCAGCGCTACGAGTGCCGCCTGCCCCCCGCGGCCGTGGGACCCCCGCCCGGACCCCCGCGGGACCCCCGGCTCTACAACGGCTCCGGCGTGGCCGAGCTGCTGCGGCCCATGGGGACAGCGCCCTGTCTGCTCAAG ACCAAGGACTGGTGGACGTACGAGTTCTGCTACGGGAGGCACATCCAGCAGTACCACCTGGAAG AGTCGGAGATCAAGGGTGACATCCTCGTCCTGGGCTACTACCAGTCCGCCTTCGACTGGGATGACGAGGCAGCCAAG gccTCCAAGCAGCACCAGCTGCGGCGCTACCACAGCCAGAGCTACGTGAACGGCTCCCGCTGCGACCTCACCGGCCGCGCCCGCGAGGCCGAGGTCCGG ttcctgtgcgaggagggcgcCGGGGACTACATCGCCCGCGTGGACGAGCCGCAGTCGTGCTCCTACGTGCTGACGGTGCACACGACGCGCATCTGCCACCACCCGTTCCTGCGGCCGTCCCCGGGGCTGGCACCGCAGCCCATCCGCTGCCAGCCCGCCCTCTCGCCCGCCCAGTACGTCCAGTACGTGCGCGCCCAAGTCT ctgaCACCAAGAGGAAGGTGGAGGAGATCTCGGAGGAGCTGCGGAGCCTGGACACGCGGCTGtggagtgacagggacagcGAGTCCCCCTcgcagagccctgagggcacCCAGGACG CTCTGTCcccccctgtgccagggaaCCAGCCTGACCCAGCCAAGGATGTGACAGGTGGGGAGCCAGTCGCAGCCAGTGACCAGCGGGACAGCACCAGG GAGCCGTCCCCGAGGGCAGCTGGTGGTCGGGCAGCTG ATCCACGGAAGAAAATCCACTTCAAGGTGATCCGGAGCCCCGGGGACCTGCTGCAGTTCATCGAGGAGCTGAAGGAGACCACCAGGAAG GCCAAGGAGAAGGcgagcaaggaggaggaggaggcagcagcaaaagctcccccagccccccccagccccgcagagccccccagccccgaggCCCCGCCTGGCCCCGAGGCCCCCCCCGCgggggcggaggaggaggaggaggaggatgaggaggaggcgGGGCCGCTGCTggcggggctggagctgctgccacgGGAGCAGGTGGCGAGGCTGAAGGAGGAGGTGAAGAGCCAGATGGAGCAGGAGTTCGACAGCATCATCAGCGAG GTGGAGGATGAGTTGGAGACCGAGGGGCTGAAGGGGGAGTTCGACCGGACCCGCGCAACCCGGACCCTGGCATCCACCCTGACCCGGCTGATGGACCGGCTGGACAGGGCTGAGCCCCGCCACgacccccccgagccccgccgCGACCCTCCCgggcccccccccggccccgaggggcacagagaggaggaggaggaggaggaagaggaggaggggggagccGCGAGGAAGGGCAGCCCCCGGCTCCCCGACGGGCGGGTGCGGGTGCGGATGGGCAGGGCCGGGAACCGCGACGCTCCCCAGGACCCGGAGCCTTCCCAGGGGAAGCAGGAGCCCCCCCGGGAGGATCAGGAGCCCCCCCAGGAAAAGCAGAGCCCCCCGCAGCTGCCGCAGGTGGAGAACGAGGTGCGGGAGCTGCTGGCCAAGGAAGGGCTGCGGGCTGAAG ggaaaATTGAGATCAAGATCGTGACGGCATCGTCAgggggcgaggaggaggaggcggcgcaGTGGCTGTCGGAGGAGGATTCCCGGAGCCTGAAGGAGATTTTCCTCAGCATCCTG GGCACGGAGGAGGCGCAGAaggagcggcggcggcagcaggcGCTGGAGGACAATTACCGCTTCGTGTGGGGGGGCCGCGACGAGCCCCCCCCGCCCGCTGACTCTGAGGACCAAGACTTCTGA
- the OS9 gene encoding protein OS-9 isoform X3, translating into MAARRGPGPVAALALLALLGPGWPLRGARAALNLQELSELKYGLEILAEPVLAGQHQAEDVVTVASRFKQRYECRLPPAAVGPPPGPPRDPRLYNGSGVAELLRPMGTAPCLLKTKDWWTYEFCYGRHIQQYHLEESEIKGDILVLGYYQSAFDWDDEAAKASKQHQLRRYHSQSYVNGSRCDLTGRAREAEVRFLCEEGAGDYIARVDEPQSCSYVLTVHTTRICHHPFLRPSPGLAPQPIRCQPALSPAQYVQYVRAQVSDTKRKVEEISEELRSLDTRLWSDRDSESPSQSPEGTQDGNQPDPAKDVTGGEPVAASDQRDSTREPSPRAAGGRAADPRKKIHFKVIRSPGDLLQFIEELKETTRKAKEKASKEEEEAAAKAPPAPPSPAEPPSPEAPPGPEAPPAGAEEEEEEDEEEAGPLLAGLELLPREQVARLKEEVKSQMEQEFDSIISEVEDELETEGLKGEFDRTRATRTLASTLTRLMDRLDRAEPRHDPPEPRRDPPGPPPGPEGHREEEEEEEEEEGGAARKGSPRLPDGRVRVRMGRAGNRDAPQDPEPSQGKQEPPREDQEPPQEKQSPPQLPQVENEVRELLAKEGLRAEGKIEIKIVTASSGGEEEEAAQWLSEEDSRSLKEIFLSILVQGTEEAQKERRRQQALEDNYRFVWGGRDEPPPPADSEDQDF; encoded by the exons atggcggcgcggcggggcccgggccCGGTGGCGGCGCTGGCGCTGCTGGCGCTGCTCGGCCCGGGGTGGCCCCTGCGCGGGGCCCGCGCCGCGCTCAACCTGCAGGAGCTCAGCGAGCTCAAGTACGGCCTCGAGATCCTGGCCGAGCCCGTGCTGGCCGGGCAG caccaggcCGAGGACGTGGTGACGGTGGCCTCACGGTTCAAGCAGCGCTACGAGTGCCGCCTGCCCCCCGCGGCCGTGGGACCCCCGCCCGGACCCCCGCGGGACCCCCGGCTCTACAACGGCTCCGGCGTGGCCGAGCTGCTGCGGCCCATGGGGACAGCGCCCTGTCTGCTCAAG ACCAAGGACTGGTGGACGTACGAGTTCTGCTACGGGAGGCACATCCAGCAGTACCACCTGGAAG AGTCGGAGATCAAGGGTGACATCCTCGTCCTGGGCTACTACCAGTCCGCCTTCGACTGGGATGACGAGGCAGCCAAG gccTCCAAGCAGCACCAGCTGCGGCGCTACCACAGCCAGAGCTACGTGAACGGCTCCCGCTGCGACCTCACCGGCCGCGCCCGCGAGGCCGAGGTCCGG ttcctgtgcgaggagggcgcCGGGGACTACATCGCCCGCGTGGACGAGCCGCAGTCGTGCTCCTACGTGCTGACGGTGCACACGACGCGCATCTGCCACCACCCGTTCCTGCGGCCGTCCCCGGGGCTGGCACCGCAGCCCATCCGCTGCCAGCCCGCCCTCTCGCCCGCCCAGTACGTCCAGTACGTGCGCGCCCAAGTCT ctgaCACCAAGAGGAAGGTGGAGGAGATCTCGGAGGAGCTGCGGAGCCTGGACACGCGGCTGtggagtgacagggacagcGAGTCCCCCTcgcagagccctgagggcacCCAGGACG ggaaCCAGCCTGACCCAGCCAAGGATGTGACAGGTGGGGAGCCAGTCGCAGCCAGTGACCAGCGGGACAGCACCAGG GAGCCGTCCCCGAGGGCAGCTGGTGGTCGGGCAGCTG ATCCACGGAAGAAAATCCACTTCAAGGTGATCCGGAGCCCCGGGGACCTGCTGCAGTTCATCGAGGAGCTGAAGGAGACCACCAGGAAG GCCAAGGAGAAGGcgagcaaggaggaggaggaggcagcagcaaaagctcccccagccccccccagccccgcagagccccccagccccgaggCCCCGCCTGGCCCCGAGGCCCCCCCCGCgggggcggaggaggaggaggaggaggatgaggaggaggcgGGGCCGCTGCTggcggggctggagctgctgccacgGGAGCAGGTGGCGAGGCTGAAGGAGGAGGTGAAGAGCCAGATGGAGCAGGAGTTCGACAGCATCATCAGCGAG GTGGAGGATGAGTTGGAGACCGAGGGGCTGAAGGGGGAGTTCGACCGGACCCGCGCAACCCGGACCCTGGCATCCACCCTGACCCGGCTGATGGACCGGCTGGACAGGGCTGAGCCCCGCCACgacccccccgagccccgccgCGACCCTCCCgggcccccccccggccccgaggggcacagagaggaggaggaggaggaggaagaggaggaggggggagccGCGAGGAAGGGCAGCCCCCGGCTCCCCGACGGGCGGGTGCGGGTGCGGATGGGCAGGGCCGGGAACCGCGACGCTCCCCAGGACCCGGAGCCTTCCCAGGGGAAGCAGGAGCCCCCCCGGGAGGATCAGGAGCCCCCCCAGGAAAAGCAGAGCCCCCCGCAGCTGCCGCAGGTGGAGAACGAGGTGCGGGAGCTGCTGGCCAAGGAAGGGCTGCGGGCTGAAG ggaaaATTGAGATCAAGATCGTGACGGCATCGTCAgggggcgaggaggaggaggcggcgcaGTGGCTGTCGGAGGAGGATTCCCGGAGCCTGAAGGAGATTTTCCTCAGCATCCTG GTGCAGGGCACGGAGGAGGCGCAGAaggagcggcggcggcagcaggcGCTGGAGGACAATTACCGCTTCGTGTGGGGGGGCCGCGACGAGCCCCCCCCGCCCGCTGACTCTGAGGACCAAGACTTCTGA